Proteins encoded within one genomic window of Kibdelosporangium phytohabitans:
- a CDS encoding TetR/AcrR family transcriptional regulator produces MVVRRPGGRSARVRAAVHQAVTELVAERGYGKFTVADVAARAGVADTSVYRRWGDLEELTADVVITWLTRTSPVPDTGTLDGDLRTYAANVVREADGPAGPAVLRLVIALAAAGETGARAREQFLAERSRQLRTMLDRARARGEEAPEVADVVDQILAPVYVRSLFGMGPLTGELADDLVDRMLGTPGRGPS; encoded by the coding sequence ATGGTGGTGCGACGGCCAGGCGGCCGCAGTGCCCGGGTCCGTGCGGCAGTGCACCAAGCGGTCACCGAGCTGGTGGCGGAACGCGGCTACGGCAAGTTCACCGTCGCGGACGTCGCCGCACGCGCGGGCGTCGCGGACACCAGCGTCTACCGCCGCTGGGGCGACCTGGAGGAGCTGACGGCCGACGTGGTGATCACGTGGCTGACCAGGACTTCTCCGGTCCCTGACACGGGAACGCTCGACGGCGACTTGCGCACGTACGCCGCGAACGTCGTCCGCGAGGCCGACGGCCCGGCCGGTCCCGCTGTGCTGCGGCTGGTGATCGCGCTGGCGGCGGCAGGTGAGACGGGAGCCCGCGCCAGGGAACAGTTCCTCGCGGAGCGAAGCCGTCAGCTGCGCACGATGCTCGACCGCGCCCGTGCGCGCGGGGAGGAAGCGCCCGAGGTGGCCGACGTGGTCGATCAGATCCTGGCGCCGGTCTACGTGCGCTCGCTGTTCGGGATGGGGCCGCTCACCGGCGAGCTCGCCGACGACCTGGTGGACCGGATGCTCGGCACGCCGGGGCGGGGACCGTCCTGA
- a CDS encoding AMP-binding protein, producing MDTSLSVYAQARQHPGRPAVVDVSGAVISYGELIRRANQLSRALADLGASRGDRVLTLVGNRPAFLEIAVATAQSGLYFVPVNRRSSAEEFRHFATDSRPVVVIAEADVAARTTDVLEQSGVTERRRFSFEPVGGWRDYHELGVDLPCDEPQTRSAGGMMIYTSGTSGRPKAVRRALPDGPPRPYDPVAVATSARLGYVPGPGVHLVACPLYHAGPGGFALRALHLGQTVVLMERFDAEEVLRLIERHRVTTTHLVPTMFHRMLRLAPEIRARYDLSSLTSVVHGAAPCPPHVKQDMIDWLGQVVYEYYGSTEAGLVTATTSAQWLAAPGTAGTAMPGVQLRILDDEHKDVPAGEVGTVYHSLAVPNFEYLGDKEKTAAARVDEFVTVGDLGCLDQEGRLFLRDRRTDLIISGGVNIYPAEVEARLLAHPLVADAAVVGEPDDEWGQRVVAYVQPVEPGDDTLPDRLAEFCRDGLARFKVPRRIEVVARLPRTESGKMRRRLVQGGQS from the coding sequence GTGGACACGTCCCTGTCGGTCTACGCCCAGGCGCGGCAGCACCCCGGCCGGCCGGCCGTCGTCGACGTGTCCGGTGCGGTGATCAGCTACGGTGAGCTCATCCGCCGTGCCAACCAGCTCAGCCGGGCGCTGGCGGACCTCGGCGCGAGCCGGGGCGACCGCGTGCTGACCCTGGTGGGCAACCGGCCCGCGTTCCTGGAGATCGCGGTGGCGACCGCGCAGTCCGGCCTGTATTTCGTGCCGGTCAACCGGCGCTCGTCGGCCGAGGAGTTCCGCCACTTCGCCACCGACAGCCGTCCGGTGGTGGTGATCGCCGAGGCCGATGTCGCGGCCCGGACCACGGACGTGCTCGAGCAGTCGGGCGTCACCGAGCGGCGGCGGTTCTCGTTCGAGCCGGTCGGCGGCTGGCGCGACTACCACGAGCTGGGCGTGGACCTCCCCTGCGACGAGCCCCAGACCCGGTCCGCGGGCGGGATGATGATCTACACCTCCGGCACGAGCGGACGGCCGAAGGCGGTCCGCCGCGCGCTGCCGGACGGTCCACCGCGGCCCTACGACCCGGTCGCGGTCGCGACGTCCGCGCGGTTGGGCTACGTGCCAGGTCCCGGTGTGCACCTGGTCGCGTGCCCGCTGTACCACGCGGGGCCGGGCGGGTTCGCCCTGCGCGCCCTGCACCTCGGGCAGACGGTGGTGCTGATGGAACGCTTCGACGCCGAGGAAGTGCTCCGGCTCATCGAACGCCACCGCGTCACCACCACGCACCTGGTGCCGACCATGTTCCACCGGATGCTGCGGCTCGCGCCTGAGATCCGTGCACGCTACGACCTGTCCAGTCTCACCAGCGTGGTGCACGGTGCCGCGCCGTGCCCGCCGCACGTCAAACAGGACATGATCGACTGGCTCGGCCAGGTGGTCTACGAGTACTACGGATCCACTGAGGCCGGGCTGGTCACGGCGACCACTTCGGCGCAATGGCTCGCCGCACCCGGCACGGCCGGCACGGCCATGCCCGGCGTCCAGCTGCGGATCCTCGACGACGAGCACAAGGACGTCCCTGCGGGCGAGGTCGGCACGGTCTACCACAGCCTGGCGGTCCCGAACTTCGAATACCTGGGGGACAAGGAGAAGACCGCCGCCGCGCGGGTGGACGAGTTCGTCACCGTCGGCGACCTCGGCTGTCTCGACCAGGAGGGGCGGCTGTTCCTGCGCGACCGGCGGACCGACCTGATCATCTCCGGCGGCGTGAACATCTACCCGGCCGAGGTGGAGGCGCGGCTGCTGGCCCACCCGCTGGTCGCCGACGCCGCCGTGGTCGGTGAACCGGACGACGAATGGGGCCAGCGCGTCGTGGCGTACGTGCAGCCGGTGGAACCCGGCGACGACACGCTGCCCGACCGGCTCGCGGAGTTCTGCCGCGACGGACTGGCGCGGTTCAAGGTGCCGCGGCGGATCGAGGTCGTCGCGCGGCTGCCACGCACCGAGAGCGGGAAGATGCGCCGCCGTCTGGTCCAAGGTGGACAGAGCTGA
- a CDS encoding RNA polymerase sigma factor: MTSEQIRRVAPATVNVLAYRDSQRAVFAEFYRAEVKPLVRFVMKIGASEHEAADAAQTALTQAWTHWYALKQPRAWIRTVATREFWRLRQDPETPHAAIPDRAELLSPETIVVISERTKAALAMLHRLPPLQRAVLAWSADGFSNAEIAQRTGCRTEVAVRKNLQRARANLRALLAEGEGQNS, encoded by the coding sequence GTGACCAGTGAACAAATCCGACGCGTGGCGCCGGCCACGGTCAACGTCCTCGCGTACCGGGATTCGCAGCGAGCGGTGTTCGCCGAGTTCTACCGCGCCGAGGTGAAACCCCTGGTCCGGTTCGTGATGAAGATCGGGGCGAGCGAGCACGAGGCGGCCGACGCGGCGCAGACCGCGCTGACGCAGGCGTGGACCCACTGGTACGCGCTCAAGCAGCCGCGCGCCTGGATCCGCACTGTCGCGACCCGAGAGTTCTGGCGGCTGCGGCAGGACCCGGAGACACCGCACGCCGCGATACCGGACCGGGCCGAACTGTTGTCACCGGAGACCATCGTGGTCATCAGCGAACGGACGAAGGCAGCCCTGGCCATGTTGCACAGACTGCCGCCCCTGCAACGAGCAGTCCTGGCGTGGAGCGCCGACGGGTTCTCCAACGCCGAGATCGCACAACGGACCGGCTGCCGCACGGAAGTCGCCGTCCGCAAGAACCTTCAGCGAGCACGCGCGAACCTACGAGCACTTCTCGCCGAAGGGGAGGGACAGAACTCATGA
- a CDS encoding response regulator transcription factor: protein MDESCPVCGRPLPAPPQAGRPRQFCDNTCRSAARRSRERERKAAEAEQSRRCSAAFAGHRCERPAVAGISLDGKESRVCAECRDVTVSFLVQQGVPADSLAVTASAEHRATPEPVSARRVNTRVVLIEDDQGVGNAVSNALSKRGYRVKWETTGRGGMTAAYLAKPDVILLDLGLPDIDGFELLRQLRLVSDVPVIVASARGEIRDRTLGLNIGADDYLVKPFSLDELCARIDRTQQNRGPVRWVPEIYDDGVLRLDSAKLAATVAGVPLELTALEFRLLETLARQAGKVQPIATLLVKAWRGAGGRGDDRVKFVVSRLRGKLAETALGSASIVSVRGVGYLYRGPDTREQAEDSTSSRKTANGSHGTCTMSSSNGCSRWAWAWKR, encoded by the coding sequence ATGGACGAGTCGTGTCCGGTGTGCGGGAGACCGCTGCCCGCACCGCCGCAGGCGGGCCGCCCCCGGCAGTTCTGCGACAACACCTGCAGGTCAGCCGCACGCCGGAGCAGGGAACGCGAACGCAAGGCCGCCGAGGCCGAGCAGTCGCGGCGCTGCTCGGCCGCTTTCGCCGGGCACCGCTGCGAACGGCCCGCCGTCGCCGGCATCAGCCTGGACGGCAAGGAAAGCCGCGTCTGCGCCGAGTGCCGTGACGTCACCGTGTCGTTCCTGGTCCAGCAGGGTGTGCCGGCCGATTCCCTTGCGGTCACGGCATCCGCGGAACACCGAGCCACGCCCGAACCGGTGTCAGCACGGCGCGTCAACACACGCGTTGTGCTCATCGAGGACGACCAAGGGGTTGGCAACGCCGTGAGCAACGCGCTGTCCAAGCGCGGGTACCGCGTCAAGTGGGAGACCACCGGCCGCGGCGGGATGACGGCGGCGTACCTGGCCAAACCGGACGTGATCCTGCTCGACCTCGGCCTGCCGGACATCGACGGCTTCGAACTGCTGCGGCAACTGCGCCTGGTCAGCGACGTCCCGGTGATCGTGGCCTCGGCTCGCGGTGAGATCAGGGACCGCACCCTCGGGTTGAACATCGGCGCGGACGACTACCTCGTCAAGCCGTTCAGCCTGGACGAACTGTGCGCGCGGATCGACCGCACCCAGCAGAACCGGGGCCCGGTCAGGTGGGTGCCGGAGATCTACGACGACGGCGTGCTGCGACTGGATTCCGCGAAGCTCGCCGCCACGGTGGCGGGCGTCCCGCTTGAGCTGACAGCGTTGGAGTTCCGCCTGCTGGAGACGCTCGCGCGGCAGGCGGGCAAAGTCCAGCCGATCGCCACGCTGCTGGTCAAGGCCTGGCGCGGCGCGGGCGGCAGGGGCGACGACCGCGTGAAGTTCGTGGTCTCCCGGCTGCGCGGCAAACTCGCGGAAACGGCGCTGGGCAGCGCCTCGATCGTGTCCGTGCGCGGAGTCGGCTACCTCTACCGAGGGCCGGACACGCGCGAGCAGGCCGAGGACAGCACCTCGTCACGGAAGACCGCGAACGGATCGCACGGGACCTGCACGATGTCGTCATCCAACGGCTGTTCGCGCTGGGCATGGGCCTGGAAGCGCTGA
- a CDS encoding alpha/beta hydrolase fold domain-containing protein has translation MPSQFVADLVARTLKTIMKPRLKPELRFAEIPGRTSVVAVPTRHGTVSCTVYHPASETADTGVYVNLHGGGYVVEHPEQDDPWCRYLAANAGVVVVNVDYSVAPRHRFPVAVEQVFDVVTWAARDGKRVCVGGQSAGGGLAAAAARLALEHDGPGIALQVLQYAPLDLVTHLRDKPSTVDKPLMRPWMSDVFDIAYVPDPATRRDRLVSPAWETNADGLAGIAPALVITCEFDRLRGEGIRYAEALAAVGALAEHHDVPATDHGYNILGFGTRALTERTYQRIAGHVRRATSCTARRG, from the coding sequence ATGCCGAGTCAGTTCGTCGCCGACCTTGTCGCGCGCACGCTCAAGACGATCATGAAGCCGCGGTTGAAGCCCGAACTGCGCTTCGCCGAGATCCCCGGCCGGACCAGCGTCGTCGCGGTGCCGACACGGCACGGGACAGTTTCGTGCACCGTGTACCACCCGGCGTCCGAGACGGCGGACACCGGCGTGTACGTGAACCTGCACGGCGGTGGATACGTCGTGGAACACCCGGAGCAGGACGACCCGTGGTGCCGGTACCTGGCCGCCAACGCAGGGGTCGTCGTCGTCAACGTGGACTACTCGGTCGCGCCTCGGCACCGCTTTCCCGTCGCGGTGGAACAAGTCTTCGACGTCGTCACGTGGGCAGCGCGGGACGGCAAGCGCGTCTGCGTCGGCGGCCAGAGCGCGGGAGGCGGGCTCGCCGCCGCGGCGGCGCGTCTCGCACTGGAGCACGACGGTCCCGGCATCGCGCTGCAGGTCCTCCAGTACGCGCCGCTCGACCTGGTCACCCACCTCCGCGACAAGCCGTCCACTGTGGATAAACCGCTGATGCGGCCGTGGATGTCGGACGTCTTCGACATCGCCTACGTGCCCGACCCCGCCACCCGCCGCGACCGGCTCGTCTCACCGGCGTGGGAGACCAACGCGGACGGCCTCGCCGGGATCGCGCCCGCCCTCGTGATCACCTGCGAGTTCGACCGGCTCCGCGGCGAAGGCATCCGCTACGCCGAAGCACTCGCCGCCGTCGGCGCACTGGCCGAACACCACGACGTCCCCGCGACCGACCACGGGTACAACATCCTGGGCTTCGGCACCCGTGCCCTGACCGAGCGCACGTACCAGCGGATCGCCGGCCACGTGCGCCGCGCCACTAGTTGTACTGCCCGGAGAGGTTAG
- a CDS encoding sensor histidine kinase, translated as MGLEALTTKAPGIAGELAKYVNEIDTTIDDIRQTVFQLQRPDASANLRDKLMRQVKAAGNALGFAPRVTVDHTLGNGVPDGVQRDLLAALGEALSNVVRHAEATAVDVTVHADRADGELTLEVLDNGVGMPEDVVRRSGLANLEARARRWRGRFAVSRVPGGTALTWTVPLPA; from the coding sequence ATGGGCCTGGAAGCGCTGACGACCAAGGCACCGGGGATAGCGGGCGAGTTGGCCAAGTACGTCAACGAGATCGACACGACCATCGACGACATCCGGCAGACCGTGTTCCAGCTCCAGCGGCCGGACGCGTCGGCGAACCTGCGGGACAAGCTGATGCGGCAGGTGAAAGCGGCCGGAAACGCGCTCGGCTTCGCACCGCGGGTCACTGTGGACCACACGCTCGGCAACGGCGTTCCCGATGGCGTTCAACGCGATCTGCTCGCCGCGCTGGGTGAGGCGTTGTCCAACGTGGTCAGGCACGCCGAAGCCACCGCGGTGGACGTGACGGTCCACGCCGACCGCGCAGACGGGGAACTCACCTTGGAGGTGCTGGACAACGGCGTCGGGATGCCCGAGGACGTCGTCCGCCGCAGCGGCCTCGCCAACCTCGAGGCCCGCGCACGCCGTTGGCGCGGTCGCTTCGCCGTCAGCCGGGTGCCCGGCGGGACGGCGTTGACGTGGACCGTGCCGTTGCCCGCCTGA
- a CDS encoding IS481 family transposase, translating into MPHANAPLTELGRLRLARCVVDDGWPLRQAADRFQVSVTTAKRWADRYREHGPRGMTDRSSRPHHSPHRLPDQVEQRVLQVRLERRWGPARIAFLLGLNPSTVHQVLVRGGVARLRHIDRATGEPVRRYEHPAPGDLVHVDIKKLGNIPDGGGHKIHGRTAGGHNSSAHRDPNRPRKISGRANLGYGYLHNAVDDHSRLAYTEILPDETKQTAAAFWQRARNFFHTSGITVTRVLTDNGSCYRSRLWRDTLTAAGITHKRTRPYRPQTNGKVERFNRTLLDEWAYARPYHTETERREALPQWLHIYNHHRGHTALKGLPPASRVPNLSGQYN; encoded by the coding sequence ATTCCTCACGCTAACGCACCCCTGACCGAGCTGGGCAGGCTGCGCCTGGCTCGGTGTGTCGTGGACGACGGCTGGCCGCTGCGGCAGGCCGCAGACCGATTCCAGGTCTCGGTGACTACCGCGAAACGGTGGGCTGACCGCTACCGCGAGCACGGGCCGCGGGGTATGACCGATCGGTCCTCACGTCCGCACCACAGCCCGCACCGACTCCCCGACCAGGTCGAGCAGCGGGTCCTGCAGGTCCGGCTGGAGCGCCGGTGGGGACCGGCCAGGATCGCGTTCCTGCTCGGGCTCAACCCGTCCACCGTGCACCAGGTCCTGGTCCGTGGCGGTGTGGCCCGTCTGCGACACATCGACCGGGCCACCGGCGAGCCGGTCCGCCGCTACGAACACCCGGCCCCCGGCGATCTCGTGCACGTCGACATCAAAAAGCTGGGCAACATCCCCGACGGCGGCGGCCATAAGATCCACGGCCGGACCGCTGGCGGGCATAACAGTTCCGCGCACCGCGACCCGAACCGGCCACGCAAGATCAGCGGACGCGCGAACCTCGGCTACGGCTACCTGCACAACGCGGTGGACGACCACAGTCGCCTGGCCTACACCGAGATCCTGCCCGACGAAACCAAGCAAACCGCTGCCGCGTTCTGGCAGCGAGCCCGGAACTTCTTCCACACCAGCGGCATCACCGTCACACGCGTGCTCACCGACAACGGATCGTGCTACCGATCCCGGCTCTGGCGCGACACGCTCACCGCCGCCGGAATCACCCACAAACGCACCCGCCCCTACCGGCCACAAACCAATGGAAAGGTGGAGCGGTTCAACCGCACCCTGCTCGACGAATGGGCCTACGCCCGCCCCTATCACACCGAGACCGAACGACGTGAGGCGTTGCCACAGTGGCTGCATATCTACAATCACCACCGCGGTCACACCGCACTCAAAGGCCTACCACCCGCCAGCCGCGTCCCTAACCTCTCCGGGCAGTACAACTAG
- a CDS encoding MFS transporter, producing MSFWGLLRHRDFRHLWAADALSQTGSRVSVLAVPLLAVSELHASAFEVSLLRAAETAAYLVLGLQTGAWCARRRSRPVLVATDLLRAAALLSIPIAAAFGVLTFAQVIAAVAVSGVLTVAFEVSATSYLPAMIGRDRVVDGNSLLQLNRSVGAVAGPGLAGYLVQWFTAPAALLVDSLTYLWSALWLGTIRRREPRPEQKPRATTRADIAAGIRFVWQHPLLRATAIYGASRSLTQAMHMAVAVVFLIRDVGVSPGTVGVLGTVGLTGALLAAVVTRRLADIVGSARLLWLIAVLTGLAFLLYPLTGPGWGLVWYVVATFVASFGVIVASVLGVSFEQQVCPDDLLPRVNATVQVAAWGAIPLGSLLGGALAELAGTRVTLWVAAGGVLLSAVFLLLSPLTRVRDLPRQLSRPGEGAGRQRKSAT from the coding sequence GTGAGCTTCTGGGGGCTTCTTCGGCACCGAGACTTCCGCCATCTGTGGGCGGCTGACGCGCTCAGCCAGACCGGCAGCCGCGTCAGCGTGCTCGCCGTGCCCTTGCTCGCGGTGAGCGAGCTGCACGCCTCAGCGTTCGAGGTGTCGTTGTTGCGGGCCGCCGAGACCGCTGCGTACCTGGTCCTGGGCCTGCAGACCGGCGCGTGGTGTGCCCGTCGACGCAGCCGTCCGGTGCTGGTCGCCACCGACTTGCTCAGGGCAGCCGCGCTGCTCTCCATCCCGATCGCCGCGGCGTTCGGCGTGCTGACGTTCGCGCAGGTGATCGCCGCGGTGGCGGTGTCGGGTGTGCTCACGGTCGCTTTCGAGGTCAGCGCGACCTCCTACCTCCCGGCGATGATCGGCCGTGACCGTGTCGTCGACGGCAACTCCCTGCTGCAGCTCAACCGTTCCGTCGGCGCTGTGGCCGGCCCCGGACTGGCCGGCTACCTCGTCCAATGGTTCACGGCGCCTGCCGCGCTGCTGGTCGATTCGCTGACCTACCTGTGGTCGGCGCTCTGGTTGGGCACCATTCGCCGCCGTGAACCACGGCCCGAACAGAAACCGCGCGCCACCACCAGGGCCGACATCGCCGCCGGGATCCGGTTCGTCTGGCAGCACCCGCTGCTGCGCGCGACCGCGATCTACGGAGCCAGCCGGTCACTCACGCAGGCGATGCACATGGCCGTGGCGGTGGTGTTCCTTATCCGAGACGTGGGTGTCAGTCCCGGCACCGTCGGTGTGCTGGGCACAGTCGGGCTCACCGGCGCGCTGCTCGCCGCCGTGGTCACCCGGCGGCTCGCCGACATCGTCGGTTCGGCACGGCTGCTGTGGCTCATCGCGGTGCTGACCGGACTGGCCTTCCTGCTGTACCCGCTGACAGGGCCCGGCTGGGGCCTGGTGTGGTACGTCGTCGCCACGTTCGTCGCCAGTTTCGGCGTGATCGTGGCCAGCGTCCTCGGGGTGAGCTTCGAACAACAGGTCTGCCCGGACGACCTGCTGCCCAGGGTCAACGCCACTGTGCAGGTGGCCGCCTGGGGCGCCATCCCGCTGGGCAGCCTGCTGGGCGGCGCACTCGCCGAACTCGCCGGTACGCGCGTGACCCTGTGGGTGGCCGCGGGCGGCGTGCTGCTGTCAGCGGTGTTCCTCCTGCTGTCACCGCTGACACGAGTGCGTGACCTGCCGCGGCAGTTGTCCCGCCCGGGTGAAGGTGCCGGTCGTCAGCGGAAGTCGGCGACGTGA
- a CDS encoding SDR family oxidoreductase, translating to MSDTSKKVLVTGATGLVGRLVVGQLVQAGVAVRALTRNPAAANLPAGVEVAQGDLTEPATLAPAFAGVDRMYLFAVPETAREVVALAKEAGVRRVVVLSAAAVTVGLDTYHHPPVEQAVRDSGLEWTMVRPGEFMTNMLPVWAPSIRSGRVVRYPFAEQVGVPVHEADVAAVAVAALLEDCHAGAIYTVTGPARITYRQQVEAIGAALGEEVRYEEVTREHARGLLKAQGGTVAASADLLLGFVDYGGAEVSEQGGTSEEDYSALLRPWPGVQDATGRPARPFTEWARDHVADFR from the coding sequence ATGAGCGATACGTCGAAGAAGGTCCTGGTCACCGGAGCGACTGGGCTGGTGGGACGGCTCGTGGTCGGCCAACTCGTCCAGGCGGGAGTGGCCGTGCGCGCCTTGACCCGCAACCCCGCGGCGGCGAACCTGCCCGCGGGTGTCGAGGTGGCGCAGGGCGATCTGACCGAGCCCGCCACGCTCGCGCCCGCGTTCGCCGGGGTGGACAGGATGTATCTGTTCGCTGTGCCGGAGACCGCACGCGAGGTCGTCGCGCTGGCCAAAGAGGCGGGCGTTCGCAGGGTGGTCGTGCTGTCCGCCGCGGCCGTCACCGTCGGCCTGGACACCTACCACCATCCTCCGGTGGAACAGGCGGTACGGGACTCCGGTCTGGAGTGGACGATGGTGCGGCCGGGCGAGTTCATGACGAACATGCTGCCGGTCTGGGCCCCGTCCATCCGGTCTGGGCGCGTGGTCCGGTATCCCTTCGCCGAGCAGGTCGGGGTGCCGGTGCATGAGGCGGACGTGGCGGCCGTCGCCGTCGCGGCGCTCCTGGAGGACTGCCACGCAGGCGCGATCTACACCGTCACCGGGCCTGCCCGGATCACCTACCGCCAGCAGGTCGAGGCCATCGGCGCGGCGCTGGGTGAGGAGGTCCGCTACGAGGAGGTCACCCGCGAGCACGCCCGCGGGCTGCTCAAGGCGCAGGGCGGAACAGTCGCCGCGAGCGCCGACCTGCTGCTCGGGTTCGTGGACTACGGCGGCGCCGAGGTTTCAGAGCAGGGCGGGACGTCCGAAGAGGACTACTCCGCGCTGTTGCGGCCGTGGCCCGGCGTGCAGGACGCGACCGGCCGCCCAGCCCGGCCCTTCACGGAGTGGGCCCGCGATCACGTCGCCGACTTCCGCTGA
- the ligD gene encoding DNA ligase D: MAGSARDHAEVPGWIEPMLAKPDGGRLRSGPEWAYEYKLDGYRAAVRVAADGTTALTSRNGIDFTDEFPTLTGVLGAALDGRAAVFDGEIVVYDQAGRVDFGLMQDRRGRYRRHQSAGATRTFDDLPVRLLLFDLLSLGTESLLDQPYERRRDLLTGIAMPDPHLVSIVASVTFDQLAADRLTPDKLLRRVAAEGQEGLIAKHRTAPYVPGRRTDAWLKHALTHTQEVIICGWRPGQRSFENTLGGLLLGAHDPVTGDLVYLGDVGTGFSHRARDELKTQLRQLEQRAQPFAKAPPREDVARARWVRPTLVGEVEYRQFTSGDGRLRHTSWRGLRQDKSPSEVVAPHARSAEPEPATPGPPPRYVTVRVAERQLRLSNLEKPLYPDGFTKAQVIGYYSQLAPLLLPLLAGRPVTFVRYPDGTDGEGFYEKNAAAGAPAWLRTVSLTGSGSRGSGGPVNYPLIDDLPSLVWAANLAALELHVPQWTVTSDGARGIPDRLVFDLDPGEGATVVDCAAVATRIRDALVHDGLTPYATTSGSKGMQLYAGVPGGPRSTSAYAKALAERLARESPDRVTAKMTKALRAGKVFIDWSQNNPAKTTISPYSLRGRATPTVATPVTWDEVGACRREDELVFTAGDVAARVERFGDILAGLSQSGAGSP, encoded by the coding sequence ATGGCAGGCTCGGCTCGCGATCACGCGGAGGTGCCCGGCTGGATCGAGCCGATGCTGGCCAAGCCGGACGGCGGACGGCTGCGCAGCGGGCCGGAGTGGGCATACGAGTACAAACTGGACGGCTACCGGGCGGCTGTGCGTGTCGCGGCTGACGGCACCACCGCCCTCACGAGTCGCAACGGGATCGACTTCACCGACGAGTTCCCCACGCTGACCGGGGTGCTCGGCGCCGCGCTGGACGGCCGGGCGGCGGTGTTCGACGGCGAGATCGTCGTCTACGACCAGGCCGGGCGGGTCGACTTCGGACTCATGCAGGACCGCCGCGGCCGCTACCGCAGACACCAGTCCGCCGGCGCCACCAGGACGTTCGACGACCTGCCAGTCCGGCTGCTGCTGTTCGACCTGCTCAGCCTCGGCACCGAGAGCCTGCTCGACCAGCCGTACGAGCGGCGGCGGGACCTGCTCACCGGGATCGCGATGCCCGACCCGCACCTGGTCTCGATCGTCGCCTCGGTCACGTTCGACCAGCTCGCCGCCGACCGGCTCACGCCGGACAAGCTGCTGCGACGGGTGGCGGCCGAAGGCCAGGAAGGTCTGATCGCCAAGCACCGGACCGCCCCCTACGTTCCCGGGCGGCGGACCGACGCGTGGCTCAAGCACGCGCTCACCCACACCCAGGAAGTGATCATCTGCGGGTGGCGGCCCGGTCAGCGCAGCTTCGAGAACACCCTCGGCGGGCTGCTGCTCGGCGCGCACGACCCGGTCACGGGCGACCTGGTCTACCTCGGCGACGTGGGCACCGGCTTCTCGCACCGCGCCCGTGACGAGCTGAAAACCCAGCTGCGGCAACTGGAACAGCGGGCGCAGCCGTTCGCGAAGGCGCCGCCGCGCGAGGACGTGGCTCGGGCCCGGTGGGTGCGGCCGACGCTGGTCGGCGAGGTCGAGTACCGGCAGTTCACCAGCGGTGACGGTCGGCTGCGGCACACCAGCTGGCGTGGCCTGCGCCAGGACAAGTCGCCGAGCGAGGTCGTCGCCCCGCACGCGCGCTCCGCCGAACCCGAGCCCGCCACACCCGGACCACCGCCGCGGTACGTCACCGTCCGGGTGGCCGAGCGGCAGCTGCGGCTGTCCAATTTGGAGAAGCCGCTCTACCCGGACGGGTTCACCAAGGCCCAGGTGATCGGTTACTACAGCCAGCTCGCCCCGCTGCTGCTGCCGTTGCTGGCCGGTCGGCCCGTCACGTTCGTGCGCTACCCCGACGGCACCGACGGCGAGGGGTTCTACGAGAAGAACGCCGCCGCGGGTGCGCCGGCCTGGCTGCGGACCGTGTCGTTGACCGGCAGCGGTTCGCGTGGCAGCGGCGGCCCCGTCAACTACCCGCTCATCGACGACCTGCCGTCATTGGTGTGGGCGGCCAACCTCGCCGCGCTGGAGCTTCACGTACCACAGTGGACGGTCACATCGGACGGTGCGCGCGGCATACCCGATCGGCTGGTTTTCGACCTCGACCCCGGTGAGGGTGCCACAGTCGTCGACTGCGCCGCTGTGGCCACCCGCATCCGCGACGCCCTTGTCCACGATGGACTCACACCGTACGCCACCACGTCCGGCTCCAAGGGAATGCAGCTCTACGCGGGCGTTCCGGGTGGTCCACGCTCCACTTCCGCCTACGCGAAGGCGCTCGCCGAACGCCTCGCGCGGGAATCTCCCGATCGGGTGACCGCGAAGATGACCAAGGCGTTGCGGGCCGGCAAGGTGTTCATCGACTGGAGCCAGAACAACCCGGCGAAGACGACCATCTCGCCGTATTCCCTGCGCGGCCGGGCGACACCGACCGTGGCGACCCCGGTGACCTGGGACGAAGTCGGCGCGTGCCGGCGTGAAGACGAGCTCGTGTTCACCGCCGGAGACGTCGCCGCGCGCGTCGAACGGTTCGGGGATATCCTCGCTGGGCTGTCGCAGTCCGGGGCCGGATCGCCCTGA